TTTCACTCATTTCAGTGCCAAGCCCAATATTGTGCAAAATGTATAACATGTTTGTGTCATGCATGTATAATCTCAAACAGGATTCTGGTTTTAGGTCAAAGATGCTGATGTGAATAAATTCAGGGCCATTGCTTCAGAACCGAAAATGAAAAATGCCTTCAAAATTGAGAACTATGACGGACTTAAAGGAGTGCTGGAAAACttccaaaaaaaggtttttagatTGGAAggtgatttattattttttcaaactcttTTCACAATTGTTCTCAAATTGGATCTTGCATAGAATCTACAATAGTCATTTCAAActatatttgtttgtgttttaggcTCAAAGGTGGCTCGGGCGGGAAACATGACAAATGAAATGTCACAGAGTGGATTCAGCACTGTCTTCCACAAGGTGAGGACAGTCAAAATCCATCGTTGTAAACATTGCATACAAGCAGATTCAGTTATAGATGCAGCCATTATATGACTATTCATTTCTCTTTGAATAAGTTTACACACAAAAGACCAAAGCTTTACACACGGCTCTTCTCAATGTAGGAAAAGTcactaaatatgtttttttttaagccttacTTGTACTATGAATGCTTGGCTATCACAACCAATGTAACCAAGGCTCATAAAACCACAGAAGGAATGTGTCAACGTTTCACACTTGAGCAAGAAGATTCCACTGTGTGTGACAGTTTGATTTGTCGGATGTTAGTTCATTGTGATGGATGCCTCACTAAACAAACCAAGCCACAATCAAATAGTCCGACTGCAGCAAATGAGATTACAAAATGTTGTCTGCCAACACTATATTGTTGGTGGGTCCTTTTCTTTCCGTGCTTTGAACAGTCATTTCTGTCAACAGGACACGTTGATTCTTGGATCAGTGGGATCTGACAGCTGGAGTGGTTCAATTCAAGAGCTTCATGGACAAAGTGTAACACATATTAAAGATTCAGAAATGCAGATGGACTCCTACATGGGTACCAAACATgaagtcttttttcttttcagataaCTTGACAAGCATCTCTttgattttaatcattttttattctgCTGAGGTAGCTACAGATGTTCTGATTTATCGAAGGCACTGCCACAGTAAATCATATTTATAAGTTTCTATGACGACTTAGAAGTGACTTTGTGGTGAAAGTTGCAAAGCTGTGGGATCATAAGCTGCATGAATGTGTATCTACAACTACTTCATGATAATACACGATAGCACAAGGATTCTTTATAATGATTTGAGAAACGGAAAACTTCTGTCACTGTGTGATGATCATAATAGCTTTGACTGGAGTAAAAAATGGAGCCTTTTGTCTCACACTGTTACAGGCTACTCTGTCTCTGTTGGACAGAGGAGTAACGCTCCTCTATACTTCACGGGTGCACCCAGATTTCTGCACATCGGACAGGTTGTACTTTTCCAACATAATGGAAAGAAGTGGGACGCAGCACAAAGAGTACTCGGGGACAAGGTTGGTAAATGTTTCGAGGAAGTTTCCTGCTTCATCagccatattctgaaaattaatatttgtttattgtgttctttaaaggctttatctgtgatttttcacacttaaatataatataaatcaagtatatcctctgaaaataactctgtgagtcatgactgtctacaatgggtgtaacacccgagtcccactgtctgtgatgttttcagagttttcagagtcctatcttcactttgtttacatcgtcgggacggccggctgactcctcccctcgagtataaaagttgtttaattgagggactagagaaaagaagaataacatactgtactcactgcttaactgtgtttctagatcacgctcatttcgggtaaatttacatggctggatcaaaaaatcgcatataaagactttaagaaggTACACTATCTGCCATTGCAAATGACTGAAGGACTTAATCTCTGTCAGAGCTGGTTCAGAGATTGCCTATGAATTTGGTTCTAAATTCAATAATGCGAGACTGTGATAGTGGCTGATTTTTTTCATGAGAAATtttagtcattaaaaaaaaacactcactttTAAATCTGCTGCTTGATCAGATTGAACTTTTCAGAGTTGATCAGTAAGTTAACCATTTTTTAGCAAGCTGCAGCAATAGAAGAAGTCTATAAACCATGTTTTCAACAAATGGAGAGATGGCTGCGGTTTCTCTTCAAGAAACGACTTGGTGCCAGTGCAAGGAAGTTTGTCTGCTTCCTCCTTGTAACCACCGACACATGAGGCCTTTGGTAGTGCAGCATGTTTCATAAAGAACAGTATTCGAGCaagctggaaaaaaatgtaggagatggaagtttttgttttgtttttttaattcgtATTTTGGGGAAAAAGTTGAAGTCTTTTGTATATGTGCCCTGACATTAACAATGAAAATATAGTGAACAAAGTCGATCATTTTAAGTTTAAAGTCATTTGGTTCCAGACATTTATATTGCATTTAGAACTGCTGTTTTGTAAAGGTGCCACATATTGCACCttaataaacacagacacaatatGTTGGTGGTTGGAAGGAAGACACCCACAGGTTGCTTTTGCAGATTGGGGTTGGGGTGCAGGTGTTTCTCTAAAATGATAAACGTAGtgctacttttttattttgtaaccatagtgttatttgttttttagtttggtTCCTACTTCGGTGCAGAGCTGTGCTCAGTGGATGTCAACTCGGACGGGGACACTGATTTCCTTCTGGTGGGAGCTCCATTGTTTTACCAGCCTACGGAGAAGAGGGAAGGCCACATCTACGTCTACGCACTGACTGATGAGGTCGGCTCAGATTCTGTTTGAAAGTGAAGAAGGTGAAGTGGGAGATAATTCATGCATTGTTCTACTTTAATTGCTTAACATATATATTTGATTCCAGAAGCAACTGGTAAAGGAACTTGATGTGACTGCGCCTTCAATGGGGAGATTTGGCACCACTATAGCTAGTCTGGCAGACCTGAATGGAGATGCACTGCGGGATGTTGCTGTAGGAGCCCCCCTGGAGGATGAGAACAGGGGGGTTGTGTACATCTACCTTGGTGATAGACGCAGAGGGATGCGCAGCAGTTTCAGCCAGGTGAGACATTAGAGAAACTTGACTTCCTTTCTTTGCTTACCCAGCCCGCCCCATCCATCTTGGGAGTTTTCGCTGGTGCCGCTGGGGGGCTTTATGTGCGGGGGTGGGGCCTCTTGCCTGATTCTGCGGGGACCCTGTGGCCCCCTcttctctgttcttcttctttacgACATCTCTATGATCTTGATAcgcatgtgtatgtgtatatttattattatatatatacttATTACCATCACCTCTCTTTTTATGATGGtcacattattacatttatataattGTATCTTCTTTCcattaatgtttacatgcatatatacttttttttctctctaactaatttttcatttatttttcatttatttatatttttgtttgttttctcgctTCTCCCCACTAAGCTTTAATGCATCACGTTGCCACGAACACATTTCACACCTTTCTATCACACTAcctgaacataaaaatcattgcttgactttcatctcatttaaatgtattttgtctgtattgttgCTCTCGTATCTTTGCTtatgttttgctattttgtatctatttttattttttgtctttgtttgttttttctcgctttagttgtcatgtctgtcatgtctatatattcttgtttcattttgttcaccttatgAGCTGACATGCAAAGCAAAGATTTAGACATTTTAATAATATGCATCATGACGTTGTGATTTGGGGAACCTTTGACTTGACTTAATTGAAAGTTTTTAGGACCTTTCTAAGAACGGTTAATGTAAGGGACTATATGTACAACGTGTGTTTAAACAAACTGTCCTGCAATCAAGTTTGTCAGTAAAGCAGGGTGGTTTATTTTGATCCATCATCATGGTTTAtcaggtatatatatatattggtgCTAATTCTATATTTAATAGACTTTAATAGATAGGACTGCTTCAGAGAAAAAGGACATGTGGGCAGAGAGACTGGGGGATGTCATGTATCAAATAGCATCAGGATCGGGGGTCGAACCTGCGCCTTCACTACCAACTGACCTAAACAGGCGCCCCGGCACTTATTATTCAAACTTGAATCTTTCAAGAAACATGCACTCTTTGAATTGTGaagtctcttcttttttttccagaaaatcATGGGTAAGAACATACAGCCTGGTCTGAGATTCTTTGGACAGGCCATTGATGGAGACATGGACCTTGGAGACGACGGGCTCCCAGATATTGTGGTCGGATCACAGGGCATGGCTGTTGTTTTAAGGTATGGATATTGTGTAAAAGTATGTCTATCAAGTGAACACTTATCCTATCAaaccaaacattttgaaaatcaaatcgTACTTTTGAATGGATCTTATTAATGTCTTTCAGCTCCAGGCCTGTCTTTAATGTCATAGCAAGTCTGTCTTTTCAACCTGAGGAGATCAGCACTGAGAAAATTGACTGCCTGATCAACAAAGATGCATTTATACCAATGGTTGACATAACagcctgttttaaaaaagtagaaaccaCAAAGAGCAAAACAGGTCTGTACACCCAAAAATATACTCAATGCAACCTCTATCCTGTGGTTTATTTTAACCCTGCTTTGTGCCTTTGCGGCAGCAGTGAGCTCTGGACTGAACATCACGTACACGCTCGACGTGGATCCGATGAGACAAACGCCTCGGGGTTTCTTCCATCTTGACAAGAAAGTCAGGAAACTGAGCTTTACCCACGAGCTGGGGGATGGAGACACCTGCTTCAACTTCTCTATCAACATGACGGTAtggaaatgaaatgatgaaattCACCCTCACTTTATTTTATCTGCATAAAAGGAACTTTCATCTTTATGTACATCTCTCAATATTCTTCATGTCACTAAACCTTTCCTATTTAACCTGTGCGaagaaatttaaataaaagagagatTACAAAAGCAAGCAAAGTATACTGATTTGTCCTACTGTACTTGGTaggaaatattaaaaataatgagCTGTAGCCCAAAACGTATGCTCTATGCATCGGCCTGAGGTCCTCAAATTGTGATCAAACATttcttcaaaaacaagaaaatgctACTATACTTTTACTTTCAGTCTAACCTTTAATTCAGAATCTGacattaaagttacatttttttttatcaagtatACAGCCATCGGCTATAGGTAACTTAATCCATACAGACCCACCTTCAGTGTAGCAATGCCTTTCAGTCTCAGTAAGAATCACTTCATCACATGAAGAAGCACAGCACTCCTTTTCATTATTTACTATTTGAGTGAAATCTGCAAAACAAactaattcaaatgaaaagtgttttttgtcgACACTGTTTGAATCTCTCTTCAACAATATGCAGATtactcatgtttgttttttcttttcagaaatGTGTAGTAGACACGTTATCACCCATCAGTGTCAAACTACATTTTTCCCAAGTCGACAGTGAGAGTGCAAAAGCTGTCCTGAATGTGGACAGCAAAAGGGAGTCTGTTGTGGAGGTAAGcacagtctttttatttttatttatgttggatctttttgcctttatttgataggacaggaggaaaccagagagacagagagtgtggggaatgacatgcgggaaagcaGCAGGTGTCAAGTcttgataaaaatgaaaaaagtctaCTTGCAAATGTCATGCATGACTATATTACTCAGTGGGGACTGATCTTTGATACAGAAAGCAAGATTCTCCTCAGGACATAAATGTTACAAAAGAACTGACTGTGACATTTGACCCATTTTCCAGTATTTGTAGTCCTGATACACACTTTCTATTAGGGCATAACACATGTTTCAAAGtttaaacagaacaaacacaaacacaaaaatctataacatttttattcataatatTATGAGGAAATGTTTCCATTAAAGATGCAAATAGTTTAAGACCGGTCACAAatacaaagacagacaaaatgTGACGCCAGGAACTGGGCTTTGAACAAACTTTGAATCAAAGATAGGCTTATTGAGTCTTCCCTCTTCTTCTACAGTCACATCACCACAAACATAtgcactgtttttttctcaactAACCtggtcaacaacaacaaaaaaacgggCTGTTTGTTGTCCTGTTTTACACAATCATCTCTGGATTGCTCAATTTGGAAGTGTGACAcaaaacagaatttttttttttttttttttttcagattcccTTTGAAAAGCAATGTAGTGGAAACGACGTCTGTGTCGCTGAACTCGAGGTGGACTTCAACTTTACGTATGTATATTTGACTAACACTGCACAGGGACTGTTATACTCACATTGAATGCAAACATAAGAAGCACTTTCTTTCTGTTAGGACCCCGACACTACTGGTGACAGAAGATAATTCCTTCAACGTGCTTATACAACTGTCCAATCATGGGGATGACTCGTACAACACAAGCCTCACAATGCATTATCCCGTAGGCCTCTCCTTCTCCAGGATGACTCTGACAAAGGTGAGACAAAAAAACGTACttattttagtgtttcattCCTTAAACCCCGTCTGTAAAGTTGTCTGACACTAGAATATCAATTTAGCACATGGTGTACAAAGAACATGTGTCTGAACAGGAAATCTTTGGAGGggtcagtggtgtagtggtgccgtCCAGCGgaggataaacagcctctgACTCCTCATGCATATTCGTTTGTGTGTactagccaatcagagacagagtagggagggtcatcccttcaccatcctataGGAATTGCAGCATCCTACTAAATACTGTCAATCCATCAATGGTGTGACTCAGAgaagatttagaagtgggtatactctatAGAGCCTGTAAAATAAGTGGATATACCctgtataccctgcactacaccactgggtTTAAACCAGCGCAGGCGTgttgattgaaatgtttttcaacTCTTCCAGTCCAGTTATGTTAACGCAGACATCCAGCATGCAATCAAACATGTAATCTACAGTGATTCCCTGctctcaggcatcagtttaatatccctccaccttctcctgcCAAGATTTGGACTCCAGCTATGAAGTcaaaataactgtttttaagAGTTGTTTCCCGATACCACTGCTCTTATACAACACTGTTAAAGGCTTTGCCCCAAATTATACATCTGAACTCTTCTTGCCCTCCCTGAGTTGTGAACTATACTGGTTGTTTCAGTTACACAGAGGTGCAAGACACTTGACAGTAAGTAATACAATGGAACAAATCACAATGTTGGGCTGTCATATCCTTAGATCATTTTTGCGTCACATACATgaaattcagaatcagaatcagaatcagggtttattgccaagtacatttacacatacaaggaatttgacttggtgtattggtgctaaacaattaacaaggaaataatgCAGAACtggcaacaacttaaataatacagtataagaagatattataatatataaaatagaatttaaaaatgtaaaatgtaaaatgtaaaatgtaaaatgttaaatataaaatataaaatataaaaaataaaaaacacaaaatgtacaaaaggtgcaatgtaggagttgtgcagtggactatgagaagaattttaaaaaaatcaattgcaAAGAGCAAACTAGGGCaagaaacaggagaaaaggTTTATAGATTATCGGTTATTAGGGTGCTGTAACAATATCTTTAAACATTATCCAAAAAAATAAGTAATGCTTAATGGCTGATTTCATTTGTTGTATgacatttgtgttattttgacaCCCTTAATGTTTCTGTGGctttctatttgttttgttcactgtgtaTTAATGTGCTGTTTTTAATCGTGCATTACTCACACTTAAAGGTGGATTTATGATTCGGGTTCGTCGTTATTTCATTATTGAATTCAAAGGAAATGCTTTTATCCTGAAGGATCTCACATCCACTTTTCTTTGAACAACAGTGGACCCGACCAACACTTCACGAGTGTCTTGATCTGGACGTACTGGACAGAACCGTGTGCGGTGTGAGCCGCCCTGTGTATCGCAGCCATTCAGTTGTGAGTCATACTGCAAACCAGACAACCCCTCAACAATCGGAAATTAAAGTTTCAGAAACGAGAAGTGCCCCGATCTTTCACACTTACAACTGTCGGGTTACTTCCTACATGTAAATATTTTCCTGTGAAACTTTCTCTTTGAATCACGTCTAACACACATGTCCTCTTTCTCTTGTGAAGGCAACGTTTAAGTCCTCTTTCCGCATCTTGTCCGACTTCGAGTGGAATGACACAATTTCAATGAACATAACAGGAAATAGGTAGAGACCTTCTCAATGCAACACACAGAATAaagcacaaacattttctttttgttataaAATACTGGTTATAATGTTACATTGTCATGTTTAATATGAACAAGTCATGCTTTTAAATCCTCAGTGATAACACAAACTACACCAGAACTACCTCCCTCATCAAAACTATCCCCGTACAGTATGAAGTTAAACTGGCAGTGACTGTGTAAGTGGTGctactccaataaataacattttgtaaCTAGTTAATATATGGATTGACATGGATTGAAATGGATTTTCCCAACTACCTACACATTGTAATCATCCTTTGTTCTTTCAGGGGAGAAGACTCAATAACCTATCTCAACTTCACAACAGACGATACTGCGCCCAAAAAACTGATCGCACTGTACAAGGTGAGGCAGATAATTCAACCATATAAAATGTGTATCTGATGAagttcaaaaacatttcaagaggGGATTTAACCTCCTCTTTGGGGGCAGCTGAGAAGCACCAAATACCATAGACTGAATGTAAGACATGGGAACAAACACTAAGAAGTCACTCTTTGGTCTGTGGACTAACTTTAGGACTTAAATTTAGCTTTGACCAAAGtaatcttgttattttttaagtgtGTCAGAAGTGTCTGTCTTTGCATATGAAGGTGGATATGCACTGCTACATAAGGGTTAGGGTGCCACCATGCTTTATTGTCTATAAATGCTAAAAAAAGATGCTGCAATCATCAAAACTCCAGTATCACTTGTTTTTAGCAgaagtggagtcgccccctgctggcagccATAAAGACTGCAGGTTTCAGGCACTTTCTATAGCTACCGGTTTAAACCGTTTAAAAAGAGGTTAcgcccatgtttttttttttccacataagAAAATGCAATCACTTTAAATCTTCTCATCAAATTccttgcaaaaaaaatgcacatgttttggtgtgtttaaaaaaaataatgaaacaggTCTTTTAAAGTTGACAAACTGTCTCTCACTCTTTGCAGATAAATAATCATGGCTTTAAGGGATTTCCAATCAATGTGTCCCTGTTTTTCCCAACCACACTGGAACATGactttgaaatgacaaactATCGAGTCTTTGTCCCACAGGTA
This window of the Labrus mixtus chromosome 2, fLabMix1.1, whole genome shotgun sequence genome carries:
- the zmp:0000001082 gene encoding integrin alpha-D, which encodes MHEQGRIFLLTYMVAAAIPTLLAFNVDVNDADVYSGEQKDFFGYKVLQFMSGTNKGIIVTAPLQLNGTGGICTHVVQHQTPKCFNPKEISLEKAALPVKHFGLSIAKDSTGSHFTVCSPSVVHECYGNSYLNSVCYKMTDQLQQVSSFTPAFQECTKKTVDLVFLFDGSGSMKEEEFYKNKLFIVDIMKSLSNTSINFAAVQFSSDYRKVFDFNDYKAGTAHDKLMNERHLNTLTNTHSALKYVLEKLFQNPGAGASKDATQVLVLITDGDPSDTDRHNIIERYDKKNIIRFVIGVKDADVNKFRAIASEPKMKNAFKIENYDGLKGVLENFQKKVFRLEGSKVARAGNMTNEMSQSGFSTVFHKDTLILGSVGSDSWSGSIQELHGQSVTHIKDSEMQMDSYMGYSVSVGQRSNAPLYFTGAPRFLHIGQVVLFQHNGKKWDAAQRVLGDKFGSYFGAELCSVDVNSDGDTDFLLVGAPLFYQPTEKREGHIYVYALTDEKQLVKELDVTAPSMGRFGTTIASLADLNGDALRDVAVGAPLEDENRGVVYIYLGDRRRGMRSSFSQKIMGKNIQPGLRFFGQAIDGDMDLGDDGLPDIVVGSQGMAVVLSSRPVFNVIASLSFQPEEISTEKIDCLINKDAFIPMVDITACFKKVETTKSKTVSSGLNITYTLDVDPMRQTPRGFFHLDKKVRKLSFTHELGDGDTCFNFSINMTKCVVDTLSPISVKLHFSQVDSESAKAVLNVDSKRESVVEIPFEKQCSGNDVCVAELEVDFNFTTPTLLVTEDNSFNVLIQLSNHGDDSYNTSLTMHYPVGLSFSRMTLTKWTRPTLHECLDLDVLDRTVCGVSRPVYRSHSVATFKSSFRILSDFEWNDTISMNITGNSDNTNYTRTTSLIKTIPVQYEVKLAVTVGEDSITYLNFTTDDTAPKKLIALYKINNHGFKGFPINVSLFFPTTLEHDFEMTNYRVFVPQNKTECSNVVDMKTEYCSPDKHCKMVKCDSFILEKESAVEIELSGDVQFRDLQQNAANIGFLKRYIGDGAEVKLKSFIHVDFDKQRYVLNSNKQVKSDETGLRKDKDPTVKWTEVRIELIIPPHQLQIILTGVGMGLLLLIIITLIMFKLGCFRRKTLEDYQAEDDALEAYTPTKFTPITTSQTVDKSDQSPEEKKLVDDDEAKSNSSAA